The Verrucomicrobiia bacterium DNA window CCTTTCCCTTCGCCCTCGCCAGTTCCCACGCGGAATGGCAGGTCCGGGCAGGATCGAACCCATCGGACCAGCGATAACGGTGCCTCCCCGGGTTGTGGGAGAGGAGGCAGCGAATCGGAGGGACGAACTCCGTGAGTCTTCCATCCATTGCACCCCTGCCTTGCGGCCTCGTGGAACCCGGCCCTCGGAGACCGCGCTGCGCGAAGCTCGCACCTCTCCCAACCACTCCGGGATGCACGGACCACGGTGTCCGGGTGGGATTCCATCTGGCCCTGGGTGCTGCGCAAGATCACTCATCGTATTGAGTCAATTGGATGAAGCGACGCGTGCTGTTGGGTTTCGGCCGATTGTGAAAGACGAGCCCGCTGCCAGCCTCGAAATCCCGAACCGAGCGGCTGGCCAGTACCCCCGAAATGGCAGACCATCGGTCCGACGGGCCGTCGCTCGGTCCTTGACGCGTCTCCGGAAGGACTTGCAGGAATGTCTGCCGTTCCGATGCCGATTCCCATCACCCTCCACGAAGCCGTCCACACCGCCGCATGATCACCGGGGAGCTCAAGAGCCGCATCGACCGCATCTGGGACACGTTCTGGTCCGGAGGGATCTCCAACCCGCTCGAGGTCATCGGGCAGATCAAGGTGGTGGACATGATCGACCAGGTGCCGATGGAGGACCGCGACGCCAAGGGCGACCTCTACGAGTACATGCTCGGGAAGATCGCGACGGCCGGGCAGAATGGCCAGTTTCGCACCCCGCGGCACATCATCCAACTGATGGTCGAGTTGACCGCGCCGACACCCAAGGACGTGATCTGCGACCCGGCCTGCGGTACCGGCGGCTTCCTGGTGGCGGCGGGCGAGTACCTTCGCGCCCGGCATCCGGAGGTTCTCCGCGACACGAAACTGCGCGAGCATTTGCACCACCATCTCTTCCACGGATTCGACTTCGACAACACGATGCTGCGGATCGGCAGCATGAACCTGCTCCTGCACGGGGTGGAGAATCCGGACATCCGGTACCGGGATTCGCTCGCGCAGGACCACGCGGGGGAGGAGGACAAGTACACCCTGCTGCTCGCCAATCCGCCGTTCGCCGGGTCGCTCGACTACGAGAACACGGCGAAGGACCTGTTGCAGATCGTGAAGACGAAGAAGACCGAGTTGCTGTTCCTCGCGCTCTTCCTGCGGCTGCTGAAGCCGGGCGGCCGCGCCGCGGTGATCGTGCCGGAGGGCGTCCTGTTCGGCTCCAGCAAGACGCACCGTGAACTGCGGCGGATTCTGGTGGAGGAACAGAAGCTCGACGCGGTGATCTCGCTGCCCGGCGGTGTGTTCCGGCCCTATGCCGGGGTCTCGACGGCGATTCTGCTGTTCACCAAGACGAACTCTGGCGGGACGGATCACGTGTGGTTCTACGATGTCGATGCCGACGGCTGGTCGCTCGACGACAAGCGCAACGAGCTGCTGCCCGCCGAGAAGCTCGGTCCCACGCCACGCGTCCCGTTGACCCCTGACGATCACACGAAAAACAACCTGGCCGACGCCCTCGCCCGCTGGTCGCGTCGCGACGGCGAGGAACGAAAGAACGCGCGCACCGCGCAGAGCTTCTGCGTGCCCAAGGCCGATCTCGTGGCCCAGGGCTATGACCTTTCGCTGAACCGGTACAAGGAGGTGGTCCACGAGGAGGTGAAGCATCGCGCGCCGAAGGAAATTCTCGGAGAGTTGGCGAGGATCGAGGACGAGATCCAGCGGGGGATGCGGGAGTTGGAGGGGATGTTGAGGTGAGAAGTCGGCCCCAGGTTTGCATTGAGGAGTGCGCTGCCACCGTTTCAGGGGCGACGCCGAGCACTTCCGATCCATCCTATTGGGATGGCGATATCTGCTGGGCTACGCCAAAGGACCTTGGCGAACTGGAAGGGCCATTCATTTCGGATACACCTCGCAAGATCACGCGGATTGGGCTGGATAGTTGTGCCGCGGCGGTTCTGCCGCCTCAATCCGTACTCTTCAGCTCACGCGCGCCGATCGGACATGTCGCCATTAACACGGTTCCAATGGCGACCAATCAAGGATTCAAGAGCTTCATTCCTCGGTCAGACCGACTCATTGCCGGTTTTCTCTATCATTGGCTCCGATCGAATAGGGCATATCTCGAGAGCCTTGGTAACGGGGCTACGTTTAAGGAGGTTTCTAAGGCGGTTGTCTCGCGACTTGGAATTCCCCTTCCTCCGCTTCCCGAGCAGCGCCGCATCGCGGACGTGCTGGATCGGGCGGAGGCGTTGCGGGCCAAGCGCCGGGCCGCGCTTGATGAGATCGAGGCACTACCCCAGGCGATCTTTCGAGGTCTGTTCGGAGAGGCCACGACTCAAGGCCGTCACCCGTGGGTTGTGCTCGCGGAATGTGCTGAGGTGGTCTCGGTTGTAGCGAAGGGACGCAAGCTCGACGGAAGAGGTGCGGTGGAGGTGCCGTACCTTCGAGTGGCAAACGTCCAGGCCGGCTACTTGGACTTGTCGGAGGTGAAGAACATCGAGGCGCTACCATCGGAGGTGGCTGATCTGGCTTTGAAGGCATGGGATGTGCTGCTCACTGAAGGTGGTGACTTCGACAAGCTCGGGCGCGGTGCCTTGTTTGATGGGCAGGTGCAGGGATGCATCCACCAGAATCACGTATTCAGAGTGCGCACGGATGCTTCCAAACTCTTGCCGGGGTACTTCCATGAGTACCTTCAAGGGCCCGCCGCACGCGCCTATTTCCTTCGTTGCGCCAAGCGAACCACGAACCTCGCCAGTATCAACATGACCCAACTGCGTTCGCTCCCCGTGCCGGTTCCTCCGATTGGCCTCCAGCTTGAATTCTCCCGCCGGGTCGCCGCGGTGGAGAAGCTGAAAGTCGCGCAACGCGCTTCGCTGGCGGAGTTGGACGCCCTCTTCGCCTCCCTCCAGCACCGCGCCCTTCGGGGCGAATTGTAGGAGCACCATGCGCACCGCCGTCCCCGAGAAGATCCTGGCGATCATCGACCAGATCGACGCCGACGGAAACGCCCCGCTGACCCGGTTGACGGTCCTGAAGAAGTGGTTCGAGCGGCCTGGGAGGTTGTCGAGGTTCGGTCTGTGGGTGGCCCGGCGTGCCGCCGGTCGGAAGGGCACGACGAAAGGCGAACACGGCGCGCTTCTGCGAGAGGCGTCGAAGCTGCTCGGACCCGCCTCAACTCGGGAGAGCTTCTTCGCGGAACCGGATCGCCGTGCGACGCAGGACCTGCATGACCGGGCGCGGGCGTCTCAGGCCGACTATGAGAAGCAGGCATGGGGGCCGGTGCGGTTGGTGAAGTGCTGGCCGCTCCTCCTGGTGGAGCAGGGGTTGGCGATCTACCTGTGGCACGCCGATTCGCCGAGCCACGGCTACAAGCTGGCGGCCGACTGGGCCCAGAACTACGACTCCCGCTACGGCAACGGCCTGAACGGTCCAAGCCGCGGTAAGCTCGATGAACTCGTCCGGTTCATGTTCACGGTGGAGTCCCTGGAGGACGAAATGTCATGGAAATGAAGCCTGAAACGAGGCTGCATCCGACATGGTAACAATTCGATTCAAGCCATTGTAGAATAGCAGGATGCGAATCATCAATGCCTGCCGTTGACACGGAAACGAACCGCGATCTAATCGAGCCGTGTTCGTCCGTTACGAAATCCCGCGGAACTGGATCACCTACAATCGGATGGCGATTCTGGAGGGGTTGCTTGCCGCCAAGGCCGGGATCCTCGCGCTGACCCAAATCCCCTATCAGCGCAGTTGGGCCGACGAACTCCAGAAGGTTCAACTCAAGCGCGAGGTCGCCGGAACCTCCCGCATCGAGGGCGCCGAGTTCACGGAGCGAGAGCTCGAGGCGGCGATGCGGGAAACGCCGGAGCAGTTGGAATCCCGCTCCCAGCGGCAGGCCGCCGCTGCCGTGGCCACGTATCGGTGGATCGCCACCTTGGAGTCGGACCGACCGGTCGATCTGGACCTGATCTGCGACGTCCACCGCCGGTTGGTCTCGGGCTGTGACGACGATCACTGCGGGCCTGGTCAAATCCGGGGTCGCGATCAGAACGTGACCTTCGGAGCGCCACGCCATCGCGGGGCGGAAGGTGGCGAGGAGTGCCGCCGGGCGCTCGACGGGTTGATCGCCGCGGCGCGTGGTGCCTTCCATGGGCACGATCCCCTGATCCAAGCCCTAGCCTTGCATTACCATGTCGCCGCCATGCATCCCTTCCTGGATGGTAATGGTCGAACAGCGCGAGCCCTGGAGGCGTTGATGCTCCAGCGCACCGGGCTGCGGGACACGCTTTTCATCGCGATGTCGAACTACTACTACGAGCAGAAGGTGGGCTACCTCAACGCGCTGGCGGCGACGCGGGCGGCGGACCACGACCTGACGCCGTTTCTGACATTCGCGCTGAAGGGCATCGAAAGCCAGTGTCGCAGCCTGTTCGCCGAGATCCGTCAGCAGGTGGCCAAGGCGCTTTTTCGCAACACGGTCACGGACCTCTTCGGCCGGCTTAAGTCACCTCGCAAGCGAGTCATGTCCAGCCGTCACGTTCAGTTGCTGGTCCTGATGCTGGATCAGGAAGAGATGACCCTGACTGCATTGGCGGAGCGGACGCGGCACATCTACATGGTCAAGAATCCCCACAAGGCGTTGGTCCGTGACCTGAACTATCTGATCGGGTTGGAGGCTTTGTCGGCCACGCGGCTGCCGGACAAGGCCGGGTACTCGCTGCGTATTCGACTCGACTGGCCCACACGGATTACCGAAGCGGAGTTCTTCAAACGGGTGAAGGCGATGCCAAAGGGAAAGGTCTATGGGTTCCTGTCGGCTTGAGCCTGGGATCAAGTCCGACGCACCTCGGTACTCCGACCGCAAGACCCAGCCTTGCGCGTCGTTTGGCATTCCGAGTGACGAACGGTCCGAATCCGGGGCAGACTCCCGTCCCATGAGCGAGGACTCCCCGGCCCCCAAAGGACTTGAGGATACCCTCCGGGCGCTCTGGAAGAAGGGGGCTGTCGCGTGGAGGGACGTCCCTTCGGCGTCCGCCTGGGTCGAGGAACTGCGAGGAATCTCGCTGCCAGCGCCCGAGTGCGATAAGCCGCCCGGGCGCGTTTCTGACCGACCGGAATCGGACTGATCGCGGTTCGAGGGGTGACTTGAGCCATGGCCCACTTTGAGTTCCTCCAGCTCGAATGGCCGGCGCTGCACGAGGCCGCGGCGAAGGCCGAGTCGCTGATCTACCCCGATCCGAGGACGTCCTGCTTTCACGCCCGCCGTGCGTTGGAGCTCTTGGTGGCTTGGCTCTACAAACACGACGCGTCGCTCCGTCTGCCGTATCAGGACAACCTCGGCGCGCTGATCCACGAACCGACCTTCAAGACCGCCGTCGGGGATGCGGTCTTTGCCAAGGCGCGGCTGATCCAGCGGATCGGGAATGAAGCGGTGCACAGTTCGAAGCCGGTGCGGCA harbors:
- a CDS encoding SAM-dependent DNA methyltransferase; this encodes MITGELKSRIDRIWDTFWSGGISNPLEVIGQIKVVDMIDQVPMEDRDAKGDLYEYMLGKIATAGQNGQFRTPRHIIQLMVELTAPTPKDVICDPACGTGGFLVAAGEYLRARHPEVLRDTKLREHLHHHLFHGFDFDNTMLRIGSMNLLLHGVENPDIRYRDSLAQDHAGEEDKYTLLLANPPFAGSLDYENTAKDLLQIVKTKKTELLFLALFLRLLKPGGRAAVIVPEGVLFGSSKTHRELRRILVEEQKLDAVISLPGGVFRPYAGVSTAILLFTKTNSGGTDHVWFYDVDADGWSLDDKRNELLPAEKLGPTPRVPLTPDDHTKNNLADALARWSRRDGEERKNARTAQSFCVPKADLVAQGYDLSLNRYKEVVHEEVKHRAPKEILGELARIEDEIQRGMRELEGMLR
- a CDS encoding restriction endonuclease subunit S, which gives rise to MRSRPQVCIEECAATVSGATPSTSDPSYWDGDICWATPKDLGELEGPFISDTPRKITRIGLDSCAAAVLPPQSVLFSSRAPIGHVAINTVPMATNQGFKSFIPRSDRLIAGFLYHWLRSNRAYLESLGNGATFKEVSKAVVSRLGIPLPPLPEQRRIADVLDRAEALRAKRRAALDEIEALPQAIFRGLFGEATTQGRHPWVVLAECAEVVSVVAKGRKLDGRGAVEVPYLRVANVQAGYLDLSEVKNIEALPSEVADLALKAWDVLLTEGGDFDKLGRGALFDGQVQGCIHQNHVFRVRTDASKLLPGYFHEYLQGPAARAYFLRCAKRTTNLASINMTQLRSLPVPVPPIGLQLEFSRRVAAVEKLKVAQRASLAELDALFASLQHRALRGEL
- a CDS encoding Fic family protein → MFVRYEIPRNWITYNRMAILEGLLAAKAGILALTQIPYQRSWADELQKVQLKREVAGTSRIEGAEFTERELEAAMRETPEQLESRSQRQAAAAVATYRWIATLESDRPVDLDLICDVHRRLVSGCDDDHCGPGQIRGRDQNVTFGAPRHRGAEGGEECRRALDGLIAAARGAFHGHDPLIQALALHYHVAAMHPFLDGNGRTARALEALMLQRTGLRDTLFIAMSNYYYEQKVGYLNALAATRAADHDLTPFLTFALKGIESQCRSLFAEIRQQVAKALFRNTVTDLFGRLKSPRKRVMSSRHVQLLVLMLDQEEMTLTALAERTRHIYMVKNPHKALVRDLNYLIGLEALSATRLPDKAGYSLRIRLDWPTRITEAEFFKRVKAMPKGKVYGFLSA